From the genome of Triticum aestivum cultivar Chinese Spring chromosome 3B, IWGSC CS RefSeq v2.1, whole genome shotgun sequence, one region includes:
- the LOC123072171 gene encoding cell division control protein 48 homolog C gives MAKRPRRSYSLESRVRRLILSDAGLAVPGSSADDVARAIRSRHREYQRYKLELFASVVRRAIPSLPPPGDASCSDSASGASCRRSSHGATSSSTTTHSPPPPAFDVTKSLLRSCYSSQTSKRDPDTDQQLEMELAVEKVLRRPDAQGGHGGQKGVMFADLGGMESVTEQLRMEVVVPLCHPELPLHLGVRPVAGILLHGPPGCGKTTLAQAIANETGVSFYKRSATEFVSGVSGGSEENIRTLFNDAYRTAPSIVFIDEIDAIAAKRDDMQRGMERRVVTQLMTCMDEFHQNIPSDADDMEDDSQSYEKKKPGYVIVIGATNRPDAVDQALRRPGRFDREIYLGVPDENARKQILERLTQKLRLPPEGQFDLLKIAKATAGFVGADLKALVDTAGSVAMKRFFNARKDKFLKEGNNLDYRKHPLDKHEMQGLSITMDDFEEAIKDIVQPSLRREGFSSVPDVTWACVGGLDSLKKELNRSIVRCIKYPEFYKKFGVNMQAGVLLFGPPGCGKTLIAKAVAHDAGANFIHIKGPEGLNKYVGESEAYIRRTFARARLNSPCILFFDEIDALTTKRGMEGAWVVERLLNQLLIELDGADQREGVYVIGATNRIGVIDDALLRPGRLGQKYFVPLPSANERHSILKALICSQRKPVSSTVDLDAFARREECNNLSGADLASLVDEAAKEALDESLELLENGALSISSLCSVALIELSHFEQALSKIKPSVSEQQRKHYEALSQKYSAM, from the exons atggCGAAGCGCCCGCGCCGGTCCTACTCCCTGGAGTCCCGCGTACGCCGACTCATCCTATCAGATGCCGGCCTCGCCGTCCCCGGCTCCTCCGCCGACGACGTCGCCCGCGCCATCCGCTCCCGCCACCGCGAGTACCAGCGCTACAAGCTCGAGTTATTCGCCTCCGTCGTTCGCCGGGCCATCCCCTCCCTACCGCCTCCCGGCGATGCCAGCTGCTCCGACAGCGCCTCCGGCGCCTCCTGCCGCCGCAGCAGCCATGGCGCCACATCGTCCTCCACCACCACCCACTCGCCGCCTCCCCCCGCCTTTGACGTCACGAAATCGCTGCTGCGTTCCTGCTACTCCTCCCAAACATCCAAACGAGACCCCGACACTGACCAGCAGCTCGAGATGGAGCTCGCCGTGGAGAAGGTTCTCAGGCGGCCTGATGCTCAAGGAGGCCACGGTGGGCAAAAAGGGGTAATGTTTGCTGACCTGGGGGGCATGGAGTCGGTGACAGAGCAGCTGAGGATGGAGGTGGTGGTCCCGCTGTGCCATCCGGAGCTGCCGCTGCACCTTGGAGTGCGGCCCGTTGCCGGGATTCTGCTGCACGGACCGCCCGGCTGTGGGAAGACCACACTTGCCCAAGCAATTGCCAACGAGACCGGCGTGTCGTTCTACAAACGCTCGGCGACCGAATTCGTGTCTGGTGTCTCCG GAGGTTCCGAGGAGAACATCAGAACCTTGTTTAACGACGCATACAGGACTGCTCCCTCAATTGTATTTATAGACGAGATAGATGCGATCGCAGCTAAGCGGGATGATATGcagcgaggaatggaacggcgggTGGTTACACAGTTGATGACATGCATGGATGAATTCCACCAGAACATCCCATCTGATGCCGATGACATGGAGGATGATTCACAATCATATGAGAAGAAGAAGCCTGGCTATGTTATTGTTATTGGAGCTACGAACAGACCTGATGCTGTCGACCAAGCGCTTCGAAGACCAGGAAGGTTTGATCGGGAAATATATCTTGGCGTTCCAGATGAGAATGCCCGGAAACAGATACTGGAGAGGCTCACTCAGAAACTTCGATTGCCCCCGGAAGGCCAATTTGATTTGTTGAAGATAGCAAAGGCCACGGCAGGATTCGTTGGTGCAGACTTGAAGGCGTTGGTTGATACAGCAGGGAGTGTAGCTATGAAAAGATTTTTTAATGCTAGAAAAGACAAGTTTCTGAAGGAAGGAAACAACCTGGACTACCGGAAGCATCCTTTGGATAAACATGAGATGCAGGGCCTAAGTATAACTATGGATGACTTTGAG GAAGCTATCAAAGATATAGTTCAACCATCATTGAGAAGAGAAGGATTTTCTTCTGTACCTGATGTCACATGGGCTTGTGTCGGAGGTCTTGATTCATTAAAGAAGGAATTGAACCGCTCCATCGTTCGATGTATCAAGTACCCTGAATTTTATAAG AAATTTGGAGTCAACATGCAAGCTGGTGTGTTGCTGTTTGGACCTCCGGGCTGTGGGAAAACACTAATAGCAAAAGCAGTTGCACACGATGCAGGGGCTAATTTTATTCATATTAAG GGTCCTGAAGGATTGAACAAGTATGTTGGGGAGAGTGAAGCATATATAAGGAGGACATTCGCCCGTGCACGACTCAACTCCCCGTGCATTTTATTTTTTGACGAG ATAGATGCTTTGACAACAAAAAGAGGTATGGAGGGAGCATGGGTTGTTGAACGTCTCCTAAACCAG TTACTTATTGAACTTGATGGTGCTGATCAGCGTGAAGGTGTTTATGTTATTGGAGCTACAAATAG AATCGGTGTGATAGATGATGCTCTTCTACGGCCTGGTAGATTGGGGCAGAAGTATTTTGTACCTTTGCCCAGTGCTAATGAGCGGCATTCGATATTAAAAGCCCTAATATGTTCTCAGAGAAAACCTGTATCCAGCACTGTTGATTTGGATGCATTTGCACGTCGTGAGGAGTGCAACAATCTCTCTGGTGCTGACCTAGCATCGCTG GTGGACGAAGCAGCCAAGGAAGCTTTGGATGAGAGTTTGGAACTCCTGGAGAATGGGGCATTATCAATAAGTTCGTTGTGTTCAGTTGCTTTGATTGAATTATCGCACTTTGAGCAAGCTCTGTCTAAAATAAAGCCATCGGTGTCGGAACAG CAAAGGAAGCACTACGAGGCCTTGTCACAGAAATACTCGGCAATGTAA